The genomic DNA TACGACGCCGCCCGCGTCGTACCATCCGCAGCGCAGGGCCAGGCGCGAGACAGTACGACGCCAGGAGTGCGGTGGACGGGCGCGATGCCGCGCGCTGTCGACGACCCGCCAGTGCGAGAACATCTCGCGATCGCGCCGGACGGGCTCCGCGAAGCGCACGTACGCTTCGAGTCGGGCGCCGCGCATGGCCTTGCGCACCCTGTGCGCCGCCCCTCGGTCGCATGCCTTGGCGGCACCGAACAAGCGGACCTCTATCTCGTACACGCGGGCTTCGGGGTCAGGATCCAGCGCCGGCCCTCGGGGCGGTTCCCCGCCTGTCTCTGTGGAGAAGCCGCGCACCGGCCAGCCGTGCTCCTCGAAACACCGCTGCGCCTCCTCCCAGTCGTCGGGGCCTCCACGGACCTCGACGAGAGCCCGGACCCGTTGGTCGTAACGCGCGTGCGGCATGCGGGGCTTGCTCCTCCTGTGCGGCTCGGTTCGCCACGTCGGCTTGCGGGCGGCTCGGGTTTCGTCCGGCGGGAGCGTACCGGCCGCCCGGGGCTCGGAGGTCATCGGACTCTCGATGCGAGATCCCTTTTGTCATGGGACTGAACATTTGGCAGGTGAATCGACCGGCTGAAGCGCGAACCAACCCTGGGGTCCGGTGAGTTGTGCACGCGTGGACTGCGTACGGGAAACGAGGGCGGTGTCGCGGGCCGGGCACGCTGCGACGCGGCCCTCGTGTCGGGCGTACCACCGGCTCTCCCCCACAGATCCGTCAAGTCGCAGACAGAAAGCAGCCGCTCTCATGCGTCACTCCTCGGAGATTCCCTACTTCCACCCCCACGCCGTCACCGTCGCCGAGGTCAGGCCGGGGGATCTGCTCGCTCTGTCGGAGGAGGACGTCGCCGGGGACCGGTGGTTCGTGGTGATACACGTCGTGCCCGCCGATACACCCGGGATGCCCGGGGCACTTGAGACGCCCGGGACGCCCGGGACGGTCCGGGTGACGTTGCGGCCGCCGCTCGGTGGGGCCGATCGCGATGAGGTGCTGGGGCGGGTCCGGCAGGTCACGGTCGCCTGTCGGCGGATGGATGTGGGCCGGATTCCGGTCGTCACGTCGGTCGATCTCGCGGGCGTCGAGTTCCGCGACGGGGACCGGGTCACCACGCTGCGCGTCGTCGATCCCCATGCCGTCGAGGAGACGTACGTACGGCGGTGGGGTGTGTGGCATCGCGACCTGGAGAGTCTGCGCGAAGAGCCGCTCTCCGACGGGGCGTTGCGGGAGCTGGCCGGGGAGATCGCCGGGCGCGACCATCTCGTACGGCATCATCCGCGGCCGCGCCGGTCGGCGGGAGGCATGGCGCCGCGTCGGGTCGTCGTCACCGGGCTCGGTGCCGTCACCCCGCTCGGGGTCGGTGTGGGTGAGCTCTGGCGGGGGCTCCTCGAAGGGGAGTGCGGCATACGGGAGTTGGACGGGGAGGAGTTCGAGGGGCTGCCCGTGCGGGTGGCCGGGACCGTGCCCGTGGACCCCGCCACGCTGCTGCCCCGGCCGCAGGCGCGGCGGATGAACCGGGCCGCCCAGTTCGCCGTGCTCGCCGCGCGGGAGGCCTGGCGGGACGCCGGGTTCGACGGGGCCGGGACGGCGGAGAGCGGGCTCGACCCCGCGCGGGTCGGCGTGTCCGTCGGGGCCATCCTCGGGGACGCGTCCGTCCTCGTCGGAGGCGACCGCAAGCTGCGCGCCAAGGGGCCGCGCTCGGTGTCGCCCCTCACCACCCCCATGACGGTGCCCTCGCAGGCCGCCTCGCAGGTCTCTCTCGCGTTGCGCATCACCGGCGAGGCCCGCACCGTGACCAGCGCGTGCGCCTCCGGCACCGAGGCGATCGGGCTGGCCATCGACCGGATCCGGTACGGACATGTGGACATCGCGCTGGCCGGGGGCGCCGAGGCCGTCGTCACGCCCGCGATCATGGCGTCGTTCGCCGCGATGCGGGCGCTGTCGCACCACGGTCTGACGGAGGGCTCGCCCTCCCGGCCCTTCGCCAAGGACCGCGACGGGTTCGTCAACGGGGAGGGTGCCGGGTTTTTGCTGCTGGAGACGGAGGAGCACGCGCGGGCGCGCGGGGCGCGGATCTACTGCGAGGCCGCCGGCTGGGGGCTGTCCGCCGACGCCCACCACATGGCCGCGCCCGACCCGTCCGGCAGCGGCGTCGCGCTCGCGCTGCGGCGCGCGCTGAAGGACGCCGGGGGTCATGTCGTGGACGTCGTGCACGTCAACGCGCATGCCACGGCCACCGTCGAGGGCGATCTCGCCGAGGCGAACGCGTTGCGGGCGGTGCTCGGCGGGCCGGTGCCGGTCACGGCCCTGAAGGGGCACCTCGGTCATCTCCAGGGCGCCGCGGGCGGGGTGGAGGCCGTCGCGACGGCCCTCACGCTGCACCACGGTCTCATCCCGCCCACGATCGGCTGCGCGATCCAGGACGACGAGATCGGCCTGGACGTCGTGACCCACAGCGCGCGCCCGCTGCCGGCCGGCGGAGACCTGGCCCTCAGCAACTCGTTCGGCTTCGGCGGCCACAACGCGGTGCTGGCGCTGCGGCGAGTGGGGTAGGCGGGTGTGGGCGGGTGGGCCCCGGCTCACGCCGAGCGGGTGGGCCCCTGGCTCACACCGAGCTCGTGGGCCCCCGGCTCACACCGAGCGCGTGGGCCCCCGGCTCACACCGAGCTCGTGGGCCCCCGGCTCACGCAGAGCGTTTCCGTGGCGTCGCCTTCTTGGCCGGGGTCTTCTTCGCCGTGGTCTTCTTCGCGCTCGTCGCCTTGGCGGTGGTCTTCTTCGCCGTCGTCTTCTTCGGAGCCGCCTTCTTCGCCGTCGCCTTCTTCGCCGTGGACGTCGACTTCTTGCCCCCGACCTCCTTGGGCGCGGCGCGGGCCGTCTTGCGGCGCAGCCGCGTCACCTCCGCCTGCGCCTCCTTCCCCGTGTCCTTCCCCGTCGCCTTCCCCTTCTTCGCGCCCGTGCGGTCGCGCGTCTCCGAGCCCGTCTCCGAGCCCGTCCCCTCGCCTCGCGACTCCTTCGCCGCGCGGACGCTCTTCTCCAGGGCGGCCATCAGGTCCAGCACCTTGCCGCCCGGCTCATCGGCAGGCGCGGACGGGACCTTCTCGCCGGAGGCCTTCGCCTCGATGAGTGCCTCGACCGCCTCGCGGTAGCCGTCGTGGAGCTCGTTCAGGTCGACCTCGCCGAGCGTGTCCATCAGCGCGTCCGCGAGGTCCAGTTCCTTGTCCCGGACGGTGACGCTCGCGTCGGGGGCGACGCTCTCGGGGGGCCGGATCTCGTCCGGCCACAGCAGCCCGTGCATCGCGATGACGTCCTCGACGACCCGCAGCATGCCGAGCCGCTCCCTCCCCCGCAGCGCGAACTTCGCGACGGCGACCTTCTGGCTGCGCTTGAGGGCCTCGCGCAGCAGCGTGTACGGCTTGGCGGCGGGGACGCCGTTCGCCGACAGGTAGTACGGCGTGTCCATCTGGAGCGGGTCGATCCGGTCCGCCGGGACGAAGGCCACGATCTCGATGGTGCGGGCGGTCGGGATGGGCAGCTGGGCCAGATCCTCGTCGGTGATCGGAATGATCGTGCCGTCCGCGTCCTCGTACCCCTTGCCGATCTCGTCCTGCGTGACCTCACGGTCCTCCAGCTCGCAGAACTTGCGGTAGCGGATCCGGCCGCCGTCCTCCAGATGGATCTGGCGGAACGAGATGGAGTGGCTCTCCGTGGCGTTCACCAGCTTGATCGGGATACTGACCAGGCCGAACGAGATGGCGCCGTTCCATATGGATCGCACGTGCAGCACCTTTCCGATCGGTATCAGCCGATTTCGTGGGATTCTCATCGTATGACGCCGATCACGGAGGTGGCGGGGCGACGGCTGGCCCTCTCCAACCTGGAGAAGGTCATCTATCCGGCGACCGGCTTCACCAAGGGCGAGGTGCTGCACTACTACGCCACCACCGCCGACGCCCTCCTGGCGCACCTGCACGACCGTCCGATCTCCTTCCTGCGCTACCCCGACGGCCCGGACGGTCAGGTCTTCTTCGCCAAGAACGTGCCGCCGGGTACGCCCGACTGGGTCGTCACCGCCGAGGTGCCCCGTTCGGAGGGGCCCGCCCGCATGGTCCTGGTCCAGGACCTGGCGAGCCTGATGTGGGCGGCGAACCTGGTGACCGAGTTCCACACCCACCAGTGGCGGATCGGCACGCCCGGCCAGGCGGACCGGCTCGTCTTCGACCTCGACCCGGGCCCGCCCGCGACGATCGTCGAGTGCTGTGAGGTCGCGCTGTGGCTGCGGGAGCGGCTGGCGGCGGACGGGATCGAGTCGTACGCGAAGACGTCCGGGTCGAAGGGGCTGCATCTGCTGGCGGCGCTGGAGCCGACGCCGTCCGGGCGGGCGACGGAGTACGCCAAGGAGCTGGCCGTGGCGGCGGAGAAGGACATGCCCCGTCTCGTCCTGCACCGCATGACGCGGAGCCTGCGCCCCGGCAAGGTGTTCGTCGACTGGAGTCAGAACGCGGCGCGGAAGACCACGGCGGCCCCGTACACCCTCAGGGCCCGTGCCGAGCCCACCGTCTCCACTCCCGTGACCTGGGAGGAGGTCGCCGACTGCACTGCCGCACGCCCGCTCGCCTTCCAGGCCCCCGACATCGCCCCCCGCCTCCAGGAGCACGGCGACCTGCTGGCCCCCCTGCTCGACCCCGGCCACGCCGCGCCCCTGCCGTGACGCCGCGCGAGGGCGGCCGTCAGCCGGGGCGGCAATCAGCAGCGTCTGAGCGCCTCAGCGGCGCCTGCTCGCCGGCGCGTCTCACACCTGCAACCACGTATGCCGGTCCCGGGCCATCGCGTGCAGCGCCTCGGCATCCGCCGGCTTGAGCACCCCGCCCAGCCGCGCCAGCCCGGACAGGTCCGCCTCCCGCAGGACCCGCACCGCCCGCAGCGGAGCCGTGACATCAAGGGCGGTCGGCCCCACCACCGCCAGCACCGGACGGACCTCGGCCGTCAGCGCGTACGAGGCGCGGTCGGCGTCGGCCCGCACCCACCGCAGCACCGGCCGCGGCTCCCGTCGCCCCACCCCGACCATCGGGTCGGCGACGAGCACCCGCTGCTTGCGGGCGTACAGCGCGTGGACCGAGAACAGGCCGCCCGGCCCGATCACCAGATGGTGGATGCGATCGCCTCCGGGCAGCGGCACCGAGTGCAGGGTGTGCCACCCCGCCCCCTCGAGCCGGTCCAGCGCCTCGCCGACCGCCTGCTCGGCGGCCAGCGCCCGCCGCCGCGGATCCGGCCGCAGCCGGTGCGCAGGACCCGGGTCGCGGTCCAGGTCGATCACCAGCGCCTCACCGGGCCGGTTGGGCGCCAGGTCGTCGTCCGGATGGAGGGTGAGGCGGGCCAGCTCCGCGGGCGTCGGCACCGGTGGCGGACCCACGGTGACCGGCCCGGTCAGGAAGGGCCCGAGCGCGTCGAGCACGTCCTCCCGCCAGTCCTCGCCGAGCACGTTGACCCGGGCCGCCTCACGGTCGTACCAGGCGACGTTCCTCCCGTCCGCCAGGCAGACGTACAGCCGCTCCTGACCATGTCGCCAGGTCGGTACGACGCGGAGTCCGCTCATGCACCATCACCCCATGACCATGGGACCAGGCGGGTGCTCCAGGAGCAAGAAGGCGGCTACCTTTGGGAGCAGTTGGGGGAGTGAGTGGGAGGCGCCGTTGCGGACCCGCAGGAAGCGACCCGATATGCCGGCCCCGGACAGCCCGTGGAGCGAGATCGTGCCCGGTCTGTGGATGGGCGGGCACGAGTTCCAGGGCCCCGCCGGGCAACTGGAGTTCGCCGTCGTACGCGATGAGTTCGACCTGGTCCTGACGCTGCTGCGGCTGCCGGGCCACGGCCCCGACGAGGGCGTCGAGCACCATGTGTGGCCGATCCCGGACGGCCCGCTGGACGGGACGCAGCTCGCGGGCGTCATCCGGCTCGCGCAGACCGCGGCCGAGGCGCTGGAGCAGGGCCGCCGGGTGCTGGTCCGCTGCTACCACGGCTACAACCGCTCGGGGCTGGTCGTGGCGCACGCCCTGATCCGGTCCGGCCGCTCCGCCGAGGAGGCGATACGGCTCGTCCGCACCCGCCGCTCGCACTGGGCACTGCACAACGACCTGTTCGTCGCGTACCTGCGGGCGGGGCTGCCCACGGCCCGCCTGCTGGAGGAACTGACGGAGTGAGGCCCCGCCGGTGGACGTCGGTGGACGTCGGTGGACGTCGGTGTTCGCCGGTGGGCAATGAGCCCCCACTGGTGAACAAAAAGGACTTCCCTATGAATATGGTGTACGAAACCATTCAGCACGCCGACCTCCGCAGGTAAGCCCCCGCCGGGGCGGGGGCGGCCCGGACGCAGGAGTGCAGTGCCGCCCCTCCGCCACACAGGCGCCACCCGCAGCCCCTCACGCGCCGGCCTCAGCCCGTCACGCGCCGGCCTCAGCCCCTCACTCACCGGCCTCAGCCCCTCCCCCACCGGCCGCGCCCGCCGCGCCCTCCGCCGCGCCGGGCGCGCGGCCCTCGGCACCCTCACCGCGGCCCTGCTGCTGACGGCCGCGACCGGCTGCGGCGACTCCGGCGGGCTGCGCGGCGCGGGCGCGACCCCCACGGCCGTCGGCCCGACGAAGCTCTGGCCCCAGCTGCCGGCCGCCACCACCGCGGCCCTCGACTACGGCGAGGCGGACACGGAGACGGTCAAGGGGGTCACGGCCCCCGGCGACGACATCCACGAGGTGGACCCGGTCGACGTGATGCGCGCCGACATCGCCGCGCACCCGGCCCAGTACACCGGCCCGAAGGCGCCGTACCACGAGATCGTGCGGCAGATCGGGAACTGCGGAAAGAAGGGCGCGCGGGGCCGCGCCTGCCCGATCCTCCAGGCGTACTACCGAGATCTCACCGGCGACGGGAAGGACGACATGGTGCTCGGCATCCGCTTTCCCGGCAACCAGCTCGCCGTGCGCGCCTACACCTTCGAGCACCACAAGCTGGTGCAGGTCATGAGCACCACGGACGCCGTGGTCAGCGTGGAGGTGGCGGGCCGGGAGGTGATCATCCGCTCGCCGTCGATACTGCCGGGGTACGAGTTCCGTACGGTCTGGCAGTGGGACGCGCACCAGCACGCGATGCTGGCGGCCCGCGACGAGATCCTGCGCGTGGGCACCGCGCCGCCCGCCTCCCGGGGCACGCCGTCGCCGTCGCCCCCTGCGACACCGGAGCCGGCCCGGTCGCCGACCCCGTCGGAGAGCACCCGATGAGCCCGGCCGGACGGCGCGTGGGCCTCTTGGGACGTCTCCCCCGCTGGACCGCCGCCCTCGCCTGGAAGGCCGCCGTCTTCATCACGGTGATGTGCTGCGGCCTCGCCGCCCTGCTCGGCGTACTCGTCCATGTCTCGGTCACCGACCAGACCGTCGGCGAGGCCCGCGGCCGCGCGCTCGACCGGCTGACGCAGGCGGCGTCGGCGTACCAGGCAGGGGACCGGCTGCCGCCGGGCGCGGACATCGATCCGCCGGGTCTGCCCGCGCGGCTGAAGGAACTGGCCACCGACGGACGGCGCGGCACGATGGTCGGCCGGAACGACCCGGAGCCCACGATGTGGGCGGCGGGCCCCGCCGACGGCGGGCGCACGCTCGCCGTGCGGGTCGACTACGCGCAGGGCGCCCACACCATCGACGCGCTCGACCGGGCGATCGTGTGGTCGTCGGCGCTGGCGATCGGCGCGACGCTGCTGGTGGGCGCGTTCGCGGTGACCCGGGTGACCCGGCGGCTGCACGGCACCGCCCAGGTGGCGCGGCGGATCAGCGCCGGCGACCTGGACGCGCGCGTGAACGACCCGCGGACGAAGGATCCGACGCGCCCCCAGGACGAGGTGGCCGCGGTGGCCGGCGCCCTCGACACGATGGCGTCGACCTTGCAGAGCAAGCTGCTGAGCGAGCAGCGGTTCACCGCGGACGTGGCGCACGAGCTGCGCACCCCGCTGACCGGACTGCACGCGGCCGCCGAACTGCTGCCGCCGGGCCGCCCGACCGAGCTGGTGCGCGACCGGGTCGCCGCACTGCGCACGCTCACCGAGGACCTGCTGGAGATCTCCCGGCTCGACGCCCGCAGGGAGCGGCTCGAGCTGGACTCGGAGCCGCTCGCGCCGCTGGCCGAGCGCGTGGTGCGGGCGTCGGGGACGCGGACGGAGGTCCGGGTCGTGCGCGACGCGCGCGTGGAGACCGACCGGCGCCGGCTCGAGCGGGTGCTCGGCAATCTGGTGGCGAACGCGCACCGGCACGGGCGGGGTCCGGTGGTGCTGACGGTCGACGGACCCGTGGTCACGGTGCGGGACCACGGGGACGGCTATCCGGCGTACCTGGTGGCGCACGGGCCGCAGCGGTTCCGTACGGAGGGCGGCGCGAAGGGGCACGGGCTCGGGCTGACGATCGCGCTCGGCCAGGCGGAAGTGCTGGGCGCGCCGCTGGAGTTCGCCAACGCGCCCGACGGCGGGGCGCTGGCGACACTGACACTCCCCCACATGCACCGCAATGGACCGATTGTCGCGACATAACGGGACATCAGGTCGCCCGCTTGCTACGTTCCGGACATGATCCAGCCCGGATGGCCCGGAACGAAGGCGGTGGCGGACCCGCTCGCTCCCGACCTACGCCTGCCCCGGCGCCGTGGCATCGAGTTCAGCCTCCTCGTCGTCGCCGTCCTGCTGTCCGTGTACGGCTACTGCGCCGTCGGTCTCGCGAAGCGGGGCACCGTCCCGCCCGGCGCCGCCGGTTACGGCGCCGGGCTCGGTGTGCTCGCCCTCCTCGCCCACCTCGCCGTACGCTTCCGGGCCCCGTACGCCGATCCCCTGCTGCTGCCCATCGCCGTGCTCCTCAACGGCCTGGGCCTGGTGCTGATCTACCGTCTCGACCTGGAGACCCCGGCCGACCACGCGGCGCCGGCCCAGCTCAACTGGTCGACGCTCGGGGTCGCGCTCTTCATCGCGGTCGTGGTCCTGCTCAGGGACCATCGCGTCCTCCAGCGCTACGCGTATGTCAGCGTCGTCGGCGCGCTCGCGCTCCTCACCCTGCCGATCTTCTTCCCGGCCGTGAACGGGGCCCGCATCTGGCTCCGGATCGCCGGATTCTCCATCCAGCCGGGCGAGTTCGCGAAGGTGCTGCTCGCGGTCTTCTTCGCCGGGTATCTGGCGGCCAACCGCCATGCGCTGACGTACGCGGGCCGGCGCGTCTGGAAGCTCCAGTTCCCCACCGGGCGGGTGCTCGGCCCCATCGTCGCCATCTGGCTGCTGAGCCTCGGCGTGCTGGTCCTGGAGCGGGACCTCGGCACCTCGCTGCTGTTCTTCGGCCTGTTCGTGATGCTGCTGTACGTCGCCACGGGCCGCACCGGCTGGATCGCGGTGGGGCTGCTGCTCGCGGTCGGCGGCGCCCTCGCCGTCGGCCGGCTCGAACCGCATGTGCACAGCAGGGTCCAGGACTGGCTGCACCCCTTCGCGTCGATCGACGCGGGCCAGGGCCCCAACCAGCTCGCCCAGTCCCTCTTCGCGTTCGCCTCCGGCGGGATGCTCGGCACCGGACTCGGACTCGGCCACTCGATCCTCATCGGCTTCGCCGCCAAGTCGGACTTCATCCTGGCGACGGCGGGCGAGGAGCTGGGCCTGGCCGGCCTGTCCGCGATCTTCCTGCTGTACGCGCTGCTGGTGGAGCGCGGCTACCGGGCCGGCCTCGCCCTGCGCGACCCGTTCGGACGGCTCCTCGCCATCGGCCTCGCCTCGATCGTGGCGCTCCAGGCCTTCGTGATCGCGGGCGGGGTGACCGGGCTGATCCCGCTCACCGGCATGGCGATGCCGTTCCTGGCCCAGGGCGGCTCGTCCGTCGTCACCAACTGGATCATCGTGGCGCTGCTGATCCGGATCAGCGACTCGGCGCGCAGCCAGTACGACGGCACGGCGGCGCCGTGAGCCGCGGGAAGGCCGGGCGATGACCCGCTACATCCGCCGGGCGGCGGCCCTGTGCGCACTGCTCCTGGTCGCCCTGCTGGTCAACGCGGCCCGGGTGCAGATCGTCCAGTCGTCCACGTACGACGACAACCCCGCCAACCGCCGTCCGACGATCGCCCGTTACGGCCAGCCGCGCGGCGACATCGTCGTCGGCGGACAGCCGGTCACCGGCTCCAAGGACACCGGCGAGCAGCTCCGCTACGAACGGACGTACCACGACGGCCCCCTGTACGCGCCGGTCACCGGCTTCGCCTCGCAGGTGTACGGGACGACGGGCCTGGAGAACGCCGCGGACGGCATCCTCGCGGGCACCGACCCGATGCTGTCGCTGCTGCCCTTGTGGAACGGCGTCTCGCGCGACCGGAACCCGGGCGGCAAGGTCGTCACGACCCTCGCGGCGGGCGCACAGCGCGCGGCGTACGAGGGGCTGGCCGGCCGGCGGGGCGCGGTGGCGGCGATCGAGCCGTCCAGCGGGCGGATCCTGGCGCTGGTCTCGGCCCCGTCGTACGACCCGGGCGAACTGTCCGGGACGAACTCGGCCGTCACGAGCGCGTGGGACCGGCTGAACGGCGACCCGGCCAGGCCGATGCTCAACCGGGCGATCCGGCAGACGTATCCGCCCGGTTCGACGTTCAAGGTGGTGACGGCCGCAGCGGCGCTGGACGCGGGCGTGATCAGGGATCTGGACGCGCCGACGAGGTCCCCGGACCCGTATCCGCTGCCCGAAACGAGGATCTCGCTGACGAACGAGGCGGAGGACTGCGAGGACGCGTCCCTGCGTTATGCCTTCGAGTGGTCGTGCAACACGGTGTTCGCGAAGCTGGGCGTGGACGTGGGCCTGAAGGACATGACGGCCACGGCCGCGCACTTCGGCTTCAACGACAAGGGGTTGCGGATCCCGTTCCCGGTCGCTCCCAGCAACTTCGACACGAAGCTGGACGCGCCGCAGCTGGCGCTGTCGTCGATCGGCCAGTTCGACACGCGGGCGACCCCGCTCCAGATGGCGATGATCGCGGCGGCGGTGGCGGGCGGGGGGTCGGTGAAGTCGCCGTACCTGGTGGAACGGACCACGACAAGCGCCGGCGGCACGGTCTCGGCGACGTCGCCCCGCACCCTGCACCAGGCGATGAACCCGTCGACCGCCGCGCGGCTGCGGGAGATGATGACGGACGTGGTGCGAAAGGGGACCGGCAAGAACGCGGCGATCCGCGGTGCCACCGTGGGCGGCAAGACGGGCACCGCCCAGCACGGCATCGGCAACTCCGGTACGCCGTACGCCTGGTTCATCTCCTGGGCGCAGGCGGACAACGCGTTGGAACCCGCGGTGGCGGTCGCGGTCGTGGTGGAGGACGCGTCGGCGCGCCGCGGGGACATCAGCGGGGGCGGGGACGCGGCGCCGATCGCGAAGGCGGTGATGGAGGCGGTGCTCAGGTCGTGAGACGGGGCGGGAGTACGCCCCCTGGACCGGGCTGCCGCCCGGTCCATGACGGAAGCAGCCGGGTGTCGGGGCGCGTCAGGACTCCGTGCCCGCCTCGATCGCCTCCGTCACCTCCGCGACCCGCTCCTTCTCCTCCGCGGCGAAGCGTTCGGCGTCCAGTCGTTCCGCGATCTCCTCGTCCTGGGCCATCAGGAGGTCCAGGTTGGAGTTGCCCATCTCGAAGACGCCCATGTCGACGTACGCCTGCTGGAGGCGTTTGCCCCACAGGCCGATGTCCTTGACGCACGGGACGATGCGGCTGAACAGCAACTGGCGGAAGAGGTGCAGGAATTCGGACTGCTCGCTGTACCGCTCCGCCTCCGCCCGCGGAATGCCGAAGTTCTCCAGCACCTCGATGCCGCGCAGCCGGTCGCGCATCAAATAGCAGCCCTCGATGACGAACTCCTCGCGTTCGCGCAGTTCGGCGTCGCTGAGCTGGCTGTAGTAGTCGCGCAGGGCCATGCGGCCGAAGGCCACGTGCCGGGCCTCGTCCTGCATGATGTACGCGAGGATCTGCTTCGGCAGCGGCTTGTCCGTGGTGTCGCGGATCATCCCGAACGCCGCGAGCGCCAGGCCCTCGATCAACACCTGCATCCCGAGGTAGGGCATGTCCCAGCGCGCGTCACGCAGGGTGTCCCCGAGGAGCGCCTGAAGGTTGTCGTTGACCGGGTACAGCATGCCGATCTTCTCGTGCAGGAAGCGGCCGTAGATCTCCGCGTGCCGTGCCTCGTCCATCGTCTGGGTCGCCGAGTAGAACTTCGCGTCCAGGTCGGGGACGGACTCCACGATGCGCGCCGCGCACACCATCGCACCCTGTTCGCCGTGCAGGAACTGGCTGAACTGCCAGGACGCGTAGTGCTTGCGCAGCTCGCCCTTGTCGCGGTCGGTCAGCTTCGCCCAGTACGGCGTCCCGTAGAGGGTCATCGCCTCGTCGGGCGTGCCGAGCGGATCGTGCGGGTCCACCTCCAGGCCCCAGTCGATGCGCCGCTGACCGTCCCACTGCTTGTCCTTGCCCTTCTGGTAGAGGGCGAGGAGCCGGTCGCGTCCGTCGTCGTACTCCCAGCTGAAGCGTGCCGCGCCCGAGGCCGGCACCTGCCAGTGGGAGTCTCCCGGGTCCTTGGCGTACAGCTCATGCGTCGGCATACATCCCAAGCTCACACGCGGTAGACGAGTCGTCAACAAGTCGCGCACAGGGGATTGACGACCTTGCTGACAAGCAGTCTCATAAGGGGGTGCCCGGAGGTAACCCGTGAGCCCCGGTACCGGTGACCCGTACGACGAGGTGGGACGGCGATGACGACTGTGACGGAGGGCGTGGCCGATGGGTTGCGCGACGCGCTCGGCCTGCTCAAGGACCGCGAGCAGGTGGCCGAGCGGCTGCTCGACTCTTCCGCCAAGCACTCCTTCGACCCGGACAAGGAGCTGGACTGGGAGGCGCCGTTCGAGGAGGGCAAGTGGTTCTGGCCGCCGGAGCTGGTGTCGCTGTACGACACCCCGCTGTGGAAGCGGATGGGCGAGGAGCAGCGGATGGCCCTCGCGCAGCACGAGGCCGCGGCGCTCGCCTCGCTCGGCATCTGGTTCGAGATCATCCTGATGCAGCTGCTGGTGCGGCACATCTACGACAAGGCGGCGACGAGCGCGCATGTGCGCTACGCGCTGACCGAGATCGAGGACGAGTGCCGCCACTCGAAGATGTTCGCGCGCCTGATCAGCCGGGGCGGTACGCCGTACTACCCGGTGAGCCGGCTGCACCAGAACCTCGGCCGGCTCTTCAAGACGATCTCGACGACCCCCGGGTCCTTCA from Streptomyces avermitilis MA-4680 = NBRC 14893 includes the following:
- a CDS encoding AurF N-oxygenase family protein, which codes for MTTVTEGVADGLRDALGLLKDREQVAERLLDSSAKHSFDPDKELDWEAPFEEGKWFWPPELVSLYDTPLWKRMGEEQRMALAQHEAAALASLGIWFEIILMQLLVRHIYDKAATSAHVRYALTEIEDECRHSKMFARLISRGGTPYYPVSRLHQNLGRLFKTISTTPGSFTATLLGEEVLDWMQRLTFPDERVQPLIRGVTRIHVVEEARHVRYAREELRRQMVTAPRWSQEFTRVTSGEFARVFSLAFINPDVYTNVGLDKQEALAQVRASGHRREVMQTGSKRLTDFLDDIGVLRGVGRRLWQSSGLLA
- a CDS encoding FtsW/RodA/SpoVE family cell cycle protein: MIQPGWPGTKAVADPLAPDLRLPRRRGIEFSLLVVAVLLSVYGYCAVGLAKRGTVPPGAAGYGAGLGVLALLAHLAVRFRAPYADPLLLPIAVLLNGLGLVLIYRLDLETPADHAAPAQLNWSTLGVALFIAVVVLLRDHRVLQRYAYVSVVGALALLTLPIFFPAVNGARIWLRIAGFSIQPGEFAKVLLAVFFAGYLAANRHALTYAGRRVWKLQFPTGRVLGPIVAIWLLSLGVLVLERDLGTSLLFFGLFVMLLYVATGRTGWIAVGLLLAVGGALAVGRLEPHVHSRVQDWLHPFASIDAGQGPNQLAQSLFAFASGGMLGTGLGLGHSILIGFAAKSDFILATAGEELGLAGLSAIFLLYALLVERGYRAGLALRDPFGRLLAIGLASIVALQAFVIAGGVTGLIPLTGMAMPFLAQGGSSVVTNWIIVALLIRISDSARSQYDGTAAP
- a CDS encoding penicillin-binding transpeptidase domain-containing protein — encoded protein: MTRYIRRAAALCALLLVALLVNAARVQIVQSSTYDDNPANRRPTIARYGQPRGDIVVGGQPVTGSKDTGEQLRYERTYHDGPLYAPVTGFASQVYGTTGLENAADGILAGTDPMLSLLPLWNGVSRDRNPGGKVVTTLAAGAQRAAYEGLAGRRGAVAAIEPSSGRILALVSAPSYDPGELSGTNSAVTSAWDRLNGDPARPMLNRAIRQTYPPGSTFKVVTAAAALDAGVIRDLDAPTRSPDPYPLPETRISLTNEAEDCEDASLRYAFEWSCNTVFAKLGVDVGLKDMTATAAHFGFNDKGLRIPFPVAPSNFDTKLDAPQLALSSIGQFDTRATPLQMAMIAAAVAGGGSVKSPYLVERTTTSAGGTVSATSPRTLHQAMNPSTAARLREMMTDVVRKGTGKNAAIRGATVGGKTGTAQHGIGNSGTPYAWFISWAQADNALEPAVAVAVVVEDASARRGDISGGGDAAPIAKAVMEAVLRS
- a CDS encoding ferritin-like domain-containing protein, with the translated sequence MPTHELYAKDPGDSHWQVPASGAARFSWEYDDGRDRLLALYQKGKDKQWDGQRRIDWGLEVDPHDPLGTPDEAMTLYGTPYWAKLTDRDKGELRKHYASWQFSQFLHGEQGAMVCAARIVESVPDLDAKFYSATQTMDEARHAEIYGRFLHEKIGMLYPVNDNLQALLGDTLRDARWDMPYLGMQVLIEGLALAAFGMIRDTTDKPLPKQILAYIMQDEARHVAFGRMALRDYYSQLSDAELREREEFVIEGCYLMRDRLRGIEVLENFGIPRAEAERYSEQSEFLHLFRQLLFSRIVPCVKDIGLWGKRLQQAYVDMGVFEMGNSNLDLLMAQDEEIAERLDAERFAAEEKERVAEVTEAIEAGTES